The following proteins are co-located in the Triplophysa dalaica isolate WHDGS20190420 chromosome 2, ASM1584641v1, whole genome shotgun sequence genome:
- the LOC130410327 gene encoding DEP domain-containing protein 7-like: MNCSLQEDQPQKTAFFRRKWRAVKRILTGSNRGSYRFDHPPSSFEPDPSCPRLVSFRKLDDPQPGPTTKSHLAEMDPAKNKPVVHERANPQPPPVTADTGIAGKPFRATQVWNSVVDNLQTQVKVKKRRHNLKIYQDCFSGSEAVDVVLAHIIQSKVCKDAEVPRSKAVRLCQHLNDADVFEEVDTNVFRKNKSHAKFKDSSYSLYRFLPTTGTSSTPWIRHIIPRDHREKF; encoded by the exons ATGAACTGCAGCCTGCAAG aagATCAACCACAGAAGACTGCCTTCTTCAGGAGAAAATGGCGGGCAGTTAAAAGAATATTGACTGGGAGTAACAGAGGGAGTTACCGGTTTGACCATCCTCCATCCAGTTTCGAGCCTGACCCATCCTGCCCTAGACTTGTGTCATTCAGGAAACTGGATGATCCACAGCCTGGTCCAACGACTAAATCCCATCTGGCTGAAATGGACCCAGCCAAAAATAAGCCAGTCGTGCACGAGCGAGCCAACCCTCAGCCTCCACCCGTCACAGCAG ACACCGGGATTGCTGGGAAGCCGTTCCGAGCCACGCAGGTCTGGAATAGCGTCGTCGACAACCTTCAGACGCAGGTGAAGGTGAAGAAGAGACGACACAATCTGAAAATCTATCAGGATTGTTTTTCGGGCTCGGAAGCTGTGGATGTGGTTCTGGCTCATATCATTCAGAGCAAGGTCTGCAAAGATGCAGAGGTGCCTCGATCCAAAGCCGTTCGACTCTGCCAGCACCTCAATGATGCCGATGTCTTTGAGGAGGTGGACACCAACGTTTTTAGGAAGAATAAGAGTCATGCGAAATTTAAGGACAGCAGCTATAGTCTGTATAGGTTTCTCCCGACCACGGGCACATCAAGCACACCATGGATTAGGCACATCATCCCCAGAGACCATCGAGAGAAGTTTTAA